GGTGGCCTGCCTccgttaagtccagccttcgggccgcacaaccctatcatggggggaagcatgacgttaGCCAGTGAGACCTTACGGGGGTGGTTCTTGATGGGGTATATATGTTGATTATTTACATGGAAGTATTCTATTGAAATTGAacatgttttgagaaaagaatgttttatcaatatatatatatatatatatatatatatctgtgtgtgtgtgtgtgtgtgtgtgaattcaGATTTAGACATTTTTATCAGATTGAATTATTGACTAAATAAATGTGTTTTGTGATATTTAAACTCACGTCGCCACACACAGATGATAACCttttccgtcttactgagaggtgtctcactccaatattTATTCTAACATTTCAGGACCTCGAGAGGATTGAGCCTAGCACTTCAGAGCAGGGCATTGAGAGAGAGTACTAAAAGTAAGTATGGGAgagaattatttttgtttatggaGATGTATCCATACACCTAGGATTAAGATAGCATTTTGGGGAGAGCGACCTATGTATATAAAAGATAGCACtggaactctggtatattgtattctGGCTTGATATTTATGATTCCACTGCATGTATGTATTTTTGGGTTATacaattatggtatcagaggtggaaaaaaatggtagtaattttggggcattacatatatatatagtgaagttACTCCTCTCCCATAGATGTAGGCTaaattggccgaaccacgtaaattttgtgtgttatttgtgtgtgttatttgaTTTTGGGTGGGATTCATATCCCACCACAAAATTAAGTACCATCTTGATGAAGGCTACTACTGTTGGCTGCGCAATTATCTTACGTAAATGATCAATTGGTTGTGATAACTGCCACAAAGGTGAAATGCTGATGTTTAATTAGTGATAGCCAATATGGtacatttaaattatttttctaaatatgaTCTACTACTGAAAAAGTTTATTCCGAAAGGGTAAGAACTATGGAAAGAAGCCCCAATATGTGAAAatttatgtcatttaaatcacTTACCTACCTTGGACTGCGAGATTCGCTCTTTGGTGCCAAAATAAACAGTAGTATAGGAAAATATGCAAAATGCAATTCTAACATGGtcagaagaagaaaaaagggTTTATGACAAATTATGTTCAGAAGACATCCAAGATTGATAATTTTTATTAGTGTTCCTCAATTAACTTCCTTGTAATTCCCTTTTATGTCAAGTTCTAACCATTTGGGGAATTGTGGTGACATAGGCCCCTTGCTATTGAGCCATGCAGTTATAGTGTTTCTAGCAAAAAAAATTGTTCCCTTATTTCTTCTCCATGCCCCTCAACTACAGACTTCTAGGAAATAACAGAAGAAATACTATGCACATCCTAGGAGGTAGGAGGGGGGAAGCTAAGGCATAGTGTCATTATATTGTTGTATGATGGTATTTTGAGATTTCACGTGGGATTATATACACATAATTGTAGCCAATTGAAACGTTAAGGTGGTTTTCATTGAAGATATAAGGGAGATTTGTTAGAGGCTTCGTGGACGGTGACACACTATATAGCCCTATAAATCTTTGTGCGCTTCTTACTTCTTTCTGTTTTTCTTTCGATTTGCTATGTATGTGCATAACCCTAGCTAGAGTGTGTCTTAAAACAAACACCTTATTTTTTGAGGAATTACTTGCAATGTAAGGTTTGTTATCTTTGCACTTGGCTGTGATATGGTCTTGCTAATTGAAATTGTCTTGCTAATACTTTGTAAAGGTGTGTTTTCTTTTTGGACATCAAACAATATTACATATTGAAGGAAGTCATGTAAGCACTCTCTGAATTTGGATGCTGAGCACATACTATAGCAATATAAGCTCttctaatataaaaaaaatacttgaGTAACAACATCCAAACATGCACTCTATTATGGAAATACTTGTACATAAAAGTGTTTATATCGAATCACTTACAAGAGAAGTGATTAAGTGTTTCCAACACAACCCAACCACTCAATTAGTTCGTCTTTTGTAGGTACATTGAAGTAAAGACTAGAGTCCCCAACATGTAAAATCTACAAAAAATGTtgtcaaatgaaaaaaaaaaaaaaaaaagatatcttACAATTAAAGGAGGAGCTTTGAAGAGGAGCAGTTAGTTGCACAGTTCAACCAGCAAGATATCAATCCCATGAAGCCAGCCTCCCTAGGCTGAGACACATCCCTTTCCCTCCTTTGCAACACTTTTACAAACTCATCTGAGCTTAAGTTTCCATCACGATTTGAATCAAACACGTGGAATATTATGTCGACCACTTTCTCTGTAAGAGAGATGCCACATACCTTGTAAGCAAAAGCATCCGTTAGTAAAAGATGGTATGCTAATTTATGGGATAAAAAGGAAGAAGCTATTGCATGTAGAATGACAAAGGACAATGAGGGATGTTTACCTGGGATGCAGCTCTCTGGAAATCTGTCTTTGTCAACAGTCCATTCACTTTCCCATAACTGAAAATGGCCAAGGACAAAGGCTGCAGTTGCTTGCGTAGCTCTGCAAAATCTTTGAATTCTTCAAAGGTGATGCGGATTCCCTTGAGACGTGGTTCATTGTCAAGTTCATCAACCCGATCAAGAAACTTGTGTATGTGGCTGATATCTGCTGATGCAACTAAGGACAAGGCAAAATCTTTGGCTGATATTGTTCCACACAGTTTGTAGTCATAATGAGCAAACTCCAATTGCAAGATCTATGAAAGCCAAAGAGATATTTTTCACTATCTGCAGGTTACAAATCCAGAAGTTGACATGAAGTGCAAACTAATATGCAAATCAAGTGTATGAAATCTCATATGCCTAAAAACCTGAAATCAGAAATTGAAAGTGCATGTCTTGCTTGAACCATCATTAGTCACTAACACTGAACCTTATGGGCATCGTCATGGCAGAAATCAGTTAGTCAATTTGTGGCTGGGGCCCTTTGTTATCCCCCAAAAAAAACACACTAGCATGAATTTCCATATGGGTTCAAGTGAAACCTTAAGAACGACTTTAGTATGCAATCCCATATAGGTTCAAGTATCCAgtcaaaatgcaatacaaaacaatttagaccttggatttggattcgtgtagatttcaataaaaagaaatttgaaactaTGCCAAGTTGTGTCCAAATCCATAGGCATCCAAATCCGAGGTGAGAAAGCTTCTGTATAACAATTGCATTGTGCTATGCCCCACATAGCTCATGGTGGGAGGATGCCTGCTAAACTCTATTGACCACTAGAAGTCATTCTTCCTCAAGTTGGTTAAAGCATCAGCAAATATTTAAAAGGGCATGCCATTAAAACATCCAGTAAGATAAAAACTGACATCCATATACAGAAAAATGGGATTAATTTCAGAATtcatctctgtgtgtgtgtgtgtttggggggggggggggggaaggagagagagagagagatacttcATTATGCAAGTCTTTTAAGAATTTAACAAATTTCCCATGCTTAAGGCATGTGTTGCCATCTTTGCCAAAAAAGTACTCCACCAGGCCCCCATTCTCTACAGAATCTGCAACCTTGAGCCCAACTCGGAGTCCATCCCTATGCTGAGCCCCTTGTCTGTTCTGTGTTCGCATCAAATCCATTACTTTCTTGAATTCTTCCCTATCTATTGACCTGTCATTAGATTACACGGTTGGCTAATAAACCAAAATCAATGAATAGACAAGTGAAATTAAGCAGCAGCCCTTTAATAAATGCCAGTATACCAGACACCATCTAGACAAATCATTCATACAAATTTAGCCGCTGAAATAAATTTGATTCAATCTATTATCTGTGGTCATATAAATAAAGAAGTCGTTCATCGTGCAAAtgcagaaaaaatatttttgtacaagagAAATGCCACACAATTCTGTTGTTTAATCAATCCTCCATGGTAAATCCTTCACCACATTATCTGTATCAAGCTTTTGAATCACACTTCTCCTTGTGGACTAGGTGTCCACTTGTAACAAGAAAGGTGGCAGCCAAGTAAATGTTTCCGTTACATTATGCATAAGATAAAAATCAATAACCAAAGCTGCTAATGGAACAAAAGCTCCTATTGTAGTAAAGAAATAAAACTAATGATTTAAACAACTAGAGAACAAGCCAAGCAAATTTTAGTCATTGGCATCTAAAGATGATAATAGTTCATGAACTAGCTTGACATACAGGTCACAGATTAGTGTTTGACAGAAGCAAAAAGGCACCCACCCGTTATTGTCAAGGTCGAACATTTTAAAAGCTACAGAAAAGCTTGATTCAGGGATGCTGAGGAGTGTAACAAAAAAGATGTACCTGGCATGATGAGGAGACAATGAAAACACAAAACTGTTTCATCAGCTCAAGGGGTTAGTGACCCAAAACACGATTGCGGATGTGTttgaattcataaaaaatttgaaCGTGAATGAGTTTCAAGAAAGATTCAAGAGATAAATCAGCACACTCACTCTGCAAATGATATGAATCCATCATTGTCAGTATCAAAaagcataaaaaattttgaaggaGCACAATGTAAATCTCCTGGAACGCGCTCCCCTCTCAGATTTCCCTCTCTGACTCGATTTGATTTGGAGGGAGGAAATACCGGAACCACGGCTCGCATCAAGTCTGCCGGTGTCATAAAGACCTCTCCTTCTGGGTTTCGAATAGATGCAAAGTATTCAAACACctggaacaaaaaaaaaaaaaagccatgaCATGGTTCTTGGTCATCATTAAACTTTCACATTTAGTTCATCTGAACAATGAAAAATATCCCAGCTTATAAAGATCGAGTGAATTTATTTAAAGAACTCGGCTTTCCTGTTTAGGCATTGTACTTGCTGACCTTTTCTGGGGGACTTTGCATCCTGATGCGTTTTTCATAGTTAAAGAAAATCCTTCTCCTGTATGCATCTGAAAACACAAATAATTTCATTATCTCTATAGATACTCTGGTAAAAGTAGAAACCCAAAGGCAGCATACATCATTGAATTGATCATTTACTCATGCTAGAATAGCTGGCTTAAACCTTTCAACCAAAATGTAAGATgcttaataattaataaaatgtgTAGATATCAGTTGAAAGGTTAACAAATAGTGCAGAATAGAAGAACTGAACAAGCATTCCTTGTaagtcatattttgaaaaataaaactgaGACTCACTATagatttcattttctttctcactttcctacATAACCAAACTTGAAATAAGTGAATTCTTTGGTACTTTCATTTCCTATCCCAAATGTTTTCCAATTTGAAGAGGCCTAAGAGTGACCGCAAGAAAACTGTTTGGGATAAAATTCAGAATAGCTTCGtttgtttttattaaattttctacTGGTGCTGAATCCATTTGCAAACTGTTCAAGAATAGTATTGAAGAATGTGCTAGCAAGTTCACCTTGCGGCTAGAGGCAGTGGTTTGGTTCTTGGGTATGCAGCGGTTTACCCTGCAGCCCTGTGATTTGTGAGATGGGGGTTGCAGGGTTTCCTAATCACCCAAAACCAAAAGATGAAAAAAGTCTTAAAGAGTTCATTTGAATCCATGGGCTTCGAACAAAAATCTAATCAGCTAGCATAAAGTCATAAGCTTGATAAATGAACCTCAAATTCAGGAAACTTCAAAAGGAAATCAAATGCGTATTGTACACAACTACACATCAGTCCAACTGATTGAATACAAATTGAAACTACGCCCCCCAAAAACAGAGAAGGAAACTAATAGCTGCACATGCTCTCCCAAAAATCTAGAGGCTTTCAAAGGAATTACCTCCAAAGAGATACCTAGGTTCCTTCTCGGGATTCGAATCCTCAGACCCAGAATCGTTTGTTTCTTTCTGGCTGTCTGCTAAAGAAAAGAAAGTACTCCTATCAGAAGCAGAAGCAGAAgaagaggatgatgatgatgaccaATGACAATAAGCCAAGCTAGACCCAGCAATCAGGACCATCCCAGATGACACCCATCTCAGAAAAGAATCGAACTTATCTATGCTGCCATCAACGTACGCATCAAACGATcccgaagaagaagaagaagaagaagaagaagaagctttgGATGATGATGAAGATAAGGGTTGTGATTGGTGGAAGAGTGGGGGAGAGTTCAGCCTTTGAACTACAATGATTCGGTGTAAGGAAGGTGAGGATTTCCGGAGAAACGTGCAGGAGTACATAGCACAGTTCGTCTTTCTATGGGGTACCCAAGAGAAACTGGGGAGGGAAACAGGGGAGGGCTGGTTGAGAAGAAAAGGAATGGTGATATAGAGAGAAGAGGGGGCTCTGGACCGTCTGGTGCAGCTCTTGACCGGGAAAAGTGCCTGTTGATTTGTTCTCAACGGTTTTTATGAAAGTTAGTTAATTTGTTGCTTTGTAATGGCGGTTTTACACTCCTCCGCTCTTTCAATCTCTTGGGTCTTCTTTGTGGTTTTTTAGATGATATGtatcataattttatttaaaaataaataaagaagttaTTCAGGAGATCCATTCCTctactttttcaaaaaaaatatatatgatattctTTGAGCATACTCATCCTCTACTTCTTAAGTTTTGCCAGTTGTAATTGTATTTCGAGTATTTTTAAGTTACATTATTACCCATAGCCTCTACTCTTACATGCttgtttttgttgaaaatttcacttgtgatcatggtcttaaatttccacgaaattatcGAAATTTtcaatttccgtcaccctcgaaatcaaaatggcagtcgatttccatcttgcataatttccatcgaaatctcaacaaatcatccgaaatttatcgaaacctcgaaatattagcgaaatttgtcgaaattttaactacacaatgaaattttgtcgaaattcaaacgagagattcaagagtgaagtgaaatttctcttttaatttattttattgaaactaaAGGTTACCACAAGTGCatttgaaataatatgaaaaaataaacttatagtaatattttatttaaccattcatgtctaaattatcaatatattttataacttttccaccctatacaaaacatagatgtatttaatttgtaatatattagtcttaaaacataatttttatatttgtcaaccatttctaaagtttcacaaagaattccatgctttacaattagtttccattattttttcaaatcgaaatcgaaattgacatcgaaatcgaaatttttgttcttttggagcttcgaaatttgagtcgaaatcgaaatttaagaccttgcttgtGATTTTGTCTCATATTGAAAAAAGtgagtgaatgatgggtgcttatatacatggttggaacCTAAGACGGCTTAAACTTTTaagtcaagttggtgctcacccatataTATCATGTAACGActtgctcctttttcacatatatatatttttttatataaataaattatcatcacatcatacattccaactcagcaggtcacaatccatcTGGGCCCGTGgacaccagggatataacaaaacatacagcagaagcctacgcaacagaaagtataaaatcatatacatctcatcataatgtgcataacacataccagagtcactacaatttctatctcacagtatatagatttcaaaaatgaaatctagggacaatccccacaaaacctaattgtccctaccaaaaacttacccttccaaagagggcaaacaactgatctagatcagcggggcttttcccgctctcctatcaggggcttttgaaaaatgtataagatttaggggtgagacacctctcagtaaggaaaataaactaataccagtgtgtggcaacatgagtattctgtgttctacatataccatacataacatatttaatactgtttatcaaatctgggaaaacatatgcatatcaaaacatggcagaacatactgccttttcataaacatttctcatcttatatcataataataataacataaaaacaaccctagtaggttagctggctgttgtcatgtattacccccacatgactgggttgtgtggcccgaaggcgggacttgacaatggttggccgaccactgccaagtcaaacagtagtctgtaggtccgatgggtctacccagactggtccgtacaccaggggcgataacagcacacttcttgaaaataaccacatcgaccatccaatctcacaccactccgtacagcggcgttaacacagatatcatgatcacgaggaccatggacacatagcaacggtaccgtgcaagtgctagcctagaccaagccaaccaggttctgatatcatatacatatactaaaaccgtgatacataaatatctcatatcatttattttcacatcaatcatatcatttcacatatatacgtgtatcatgaaaatcatcggtccgtacgccggtattacacattttaacatagcacggcccgtacgccggcaaatcacatagcacagcccgtatgctggcaaatcacatagcacggcccatacatcggcaaatctcatccacatagcacggcccatacgccggtaaatcacatatacatataaaaatatctcggcccgtacgccggttttccatcatagaaatccatatcgtccccattccaaaaaaaaaaacagtatttcacaacatttttatactcatgccacactaaacaaattttctacgtattcaacatatcatcatttaaacagtattttccaaatataaatcatatatataaatatatttatttttcctgaaaccagatgctatatatatatacatacattttctcaaaacaaaactagcttagtttatccccttacctgattcttgaaaaacccctaagaaaatcttcctcgtactcacaaggttctcaacttaactccctaaaaatgaaaattcgcagaattaaagtttagtattttcgtacatataacattttctataactaccactaagtcaaattcgacttaaaaagtcttacctcaacttaggaatgattcccaacgttcccaatcaacaccttggaactgaaaattttcagtattaaagttcagtatttttacgcgtatatcactttcttcaactgccaaaaatccaaatattaaatataaagccttaccttggatttgggatgaaatccaacttcatttccctgacgatccactccggcagacttgtagagaacttcgtcaggagcgtcgtggtggcttcggtttgtcgatccggcgtaaaactagcctgGAATCGacgagagagagagtcgtaggagagagggagaagagagagagagagagagagaatgaactcaaagcttcttaaagaagcttgtgttattttatatatataatagtaaacatttattaaagtgtagcttcttgaagaagcttttatactttatatatatatatatatatatatatatatatacacacacacacacacacatatatatatatatatacatgctttaatatttatatatatatatatatttgttccttatcatactattcattttacttgttaatttaattaattaattttattttattatttttttattattattattattatatatatattttttttcccggttactacattcctccccccttaaaagaatttcgtcctcgaaatttgctgttTCCGTAACTTGCCATCCtttaattaggaaaaatggtctactcattttattacctaccttcacttatgacggaggaataccgtggttacatctcgagtcttggaagattacatatacaaaagaaaaccattctcccaaaactaaagtactacactattcaaccattacatgtacctgcaacagaaaactacttaactatttacatttattcactcaaacttcttgaaataaatgcggatacctctgcttcatctgctcctcagactcccaagaagcctcttctactgtatgattcctccacaagacttttacttgaggaatcgtcctgttacgtagctcttgcactttcctatctagaatctgtactggtacctcctcatatcccagtgaatcactaagctccaactcatcataattgatgacatgagaagggtctgggacgtatttcctcaacatagcaacatgaaatacgttgtgaatcctggacaatacaggtggcaaagctagcctgtaggctaccggtcccactttatctagaatctcaaatggaccgataaacctaggactaagtttacccttcctcccaaatcgcataacccctttcatcggagctatcttcaaaaatacgtgatcacctacgtcaaactctaaattcct
This window of the Malania oleifera isolate guangnan ecotype guangnan chromosome 6, ASM2987363v1, whole genome shotgun sequence genome carries:
- the LOC131158756 gene encoding calcium uptake protein, mitochondrial-like, producing the protein MYSCTFLRKSSPSLHRIIVVQRLNSPPLFHQSQPLSSSSSKASSSSSSSSSSGSFDAYVDGSIDKFDSFLRWVSSGMVLIAGSSLAYCHWSSSSSSSSASASDRSTFFSLADSQKETNDSGSEDSNPEKEPRYLFGDAYRRRIFFNYEKRIRMQSPPEKVFEYFASIRNPEGEVFMTPADLMRAVVPVFPPSKSNRVREGNLRGERVPGDLHCAPSKFFMLFDTDNDGFISFAEYIFFVTLLSIPESSFSVAFKMFDLDNNGSIDREEFKKVMDLMRTQNRQGAQHRDGLRVGLKVADSVENGGLVEYFFGKDGNTCLKHGKFVKFLKDLHNEILQLEFAHYDYKLCGTISAKDFALSLVASADISHIHKFLDRVDELDNEPRLKGIRITFEEFKDFAELRKQLQPLSLAIFSYGKVNGLLTKTDFQRAASQVCGISLTEKVVDIIFHVFDSNRDGNLSSDEFVKVLQRRERDVSQPREAGFMGLISCWLNCATNCSSSKLLL